One Arthrobacter sp. StoSoilB20 DNA segment encodes these proteins:
- a CDS encoding LytR C-terminal domain-containing protein, with protein sequence MTLLHGHHVVTGPELRATFAEDAAAQKSRFRRRLLHGIVLVLLVGVIAAGAVGAWAIMNGVIKVPTAIASKAPVSLCPTTTFDYVPNETVNLNVFNATSRGGLAGTVAEQFTARGFKVASVDNSETAYAGVAVVVSGVKGQAAAFNVQRNLAGTDYFQDNREDESVDVILTSGYEGLVEPELVDQTPGKLLCPREDLRIADNSKWPIIPTLPAGQ encoded by the coding sequence CGCTGCTCCATGGCCACCACGTGGTCACCGGCCCGGAGCTCCGGGCCACCTTTGCCGAGGATGCCGCGGCCCAGAAGAGCCGTTTCCGGCGCCGGCTGCTTCACGGAATTGTCCTGGTGCTGCTGGTGGGTGTGATCGCTGCCGGGGCGGTGGGAGCCTGGGCCATCATGAACGGCGTGATCAAAGTCCCCACCGCGATCGCCAGTAAAGCCCCGGTGAGCCTGTGCCCCACCACCACGTTCGACTACGTTCCGAACGAAACAGTGAACCTCAACGTCTTCAACGCCACCTCCCGCGGCGGCCTGGCAGGTACCGTGGCTGAGCAATTTACTGCCCGGGGCTTCAAAGTGGCCTCGGTGGATAACAGCGAGACCGCCTATGCCGGAGTGGCCGTAGTAGTTTCCGGCGTCAAGGGCCAGGCGGCTGCGTTCAACGTCCAGCGCAACCTTGCCGGCACGGACTACTTCCAGGACAACCGTGAGGACGAGTCCGTGGATGTCATCCTCACCTCAGGCTACGAGGGCCTGGTGGAACCGGAACTGGTGGATCAAACTCCGGGGAAGCTGCTGTGCCCGCGCGAGGACCTGCGGATTGCCGATAACTCAAAGTGGCCGATCATCCCGACGCTTCCAGCGGGGCAGTAA
- a CDS encoding TetR/AcrR family transcriptional regulator — translation MPRITAATNAAQRAETQRRILTAFGELLFTHGLPGLTMTDVARHAGVGRTAVYNYYADMEQLLIAYALDETERFIVDLRESLAALENPVDRLALYVRAQVEDLSRRHLPPGPAMAAVLSPGSFAKLADHVGDLNILLQDILQDGVRQGYLPDVDVAQLARLIHGTLSASAARRNRTPDGGTTAPAQASDVEVKSAVEAHASVEAHTAQTVHFIQLGAGARFDEAGRPIRLEAAVQEAPIHDAPIHDALAG, via the coding sequence ATGCCCAGGATCACGGCCGCCACGAACGCTGCCCAACGCGCCGAGACCCAACGGAGGATTCTCACTGCCTTCGGTGAACTCCTCTTCACCCACGGCCTCCCCGGCCTCACCATGACAGACGTCGCCCGCCACGCGGGCGTTGGCCGCACCGCCGTCTACAACTACTACGCGGACATGGAACAACTGCTGATCGCGTACGCCCTGGACGAGACGGAGCGCTTCATTGTTGATCTCCGGGAGTCACTGGCCGCGTTGGAAAACCCTGTGGACAGGCTGGCCCTTTACGTCCGCGCGCAAGTGGAGGACCTGAGCCGCCGCCACCTGCCCCCGGGACCTGCCATGGCCGCAGTCCTCTCTCCCGGCTCCTTTGCCAAGCTCGCGGACCACGTGGGCGATCTCAATATCCTTCTGCAGGACATACTTCAAGACGGCGTCCGCCAGGGCTACCTTCCCGACGTCGACGTCGCCCAGCTGGCTCGACTCATTCACGGAACGCTGTCTGCCAGCGCCGCACGACGCAACCGAACGCCCGACGGCGGGACTACCGCGCCTGCCCAGGCCTCCGACGTCGAGGTCAAGTCAGCTGTTGAAGCACACGCATCTGTTGAAGCCCATACTGCGCAGACCGTACATTTCATCCAGCTCGGGGCGGGAGCACGCTTCGACGAAGCCGGGCGGCCGATCCGACTGGAAGCAGCCGTCCAGGAAGCACCCATCCACGACGCACCCATCCACGACGCCCTGGCGGGCTAG
- a CDS encoding LacI family DNA-binding transcriptional regulator yields the protein MSEVQRRPTLMDVAEAAGVSRALVSIVMRGAPGAAESTRQKVLQAANDLGYRADSRARLLRSSRTKLLGLSFSTAQPFHAEIVDAAYAEASAKGYEITLSAVANGRPEARAIETLLDVGAEALIVIAPTLGMEDLSLHARSVPVVSLLRDDVGQAVDSVSSDDQAGIAMAVDHLVSLGHRRIVHVDGGTAVSSENRRDAYRAEMIRRGLTPWVVPGGPGEEDGMDAGRILQADLPTAVIAFNDRSALGIMESFKAAGISIPADVSVIGYDDSHFAKLSYVQLTSVSQDAPLLAAAAVSRAVDRIEGVSTPGSVVRTPHLVLRKTTARVPDGISNT from the coding sequence ATGTCAGAAGTGCAGCGCCGCCCCACCCTGATGGACGTAGCCGAAGCGGCCGGCGTCTCGCGCGCCCTGGTGTCCATCGTCATGCGGGGAGCTCCCGGAGCGGCCGAATCCACCCGGCAAAAGGTGCTTCAGGCAGCTAATGACCTTGGATACCGGGCAGACTCCCGTGCAAGGCTGCTGCGGAGCAGCCGGACCAAGCTCCTGGGCCTCTCTTTCTCCACCGCGCAGCCCTTTCATGCCGAAATTGTTGATGCCGCCTACGCCGAGGCGTCGGCCAAAGGCTATGAAATAACTCTTAGCGCCGTCGCCAACGGCAGGCCTGAGGCCCGCGCCATCGAGACCCTGCTGGATGTGGGCGCCGAGGCATTGATCGTCATAGCCCCCACCCTTGGCATGGAAGATCTCTCGCTGCACGCCCGCTCGGTGCCGGTGGTAAGCCTTCTGCGTGACGACGTGGGGCAGGCTGTGGATTCGGTCAGCAGCGACGACCAAGCCGGCATCGCCATGGCCGTTGACCACTTGGTCAGTTTGGGCCACCGGAGGATCGTTCACGTCGACGGCGGCACTGCGGTTTCGTCGGAAAATCGCCGGGACGCCTACCGCGCGGAGATGATCCGGCGCGGACTGACCCCCTGGGTTGTTCCGGGTGGTCCTGGAGAGGAAGACGGCATGGACGCGGGCAGGATCCTCCAGGCTGACCTTCCCACGGCCGTCATCGCCTTCAACGACAGGTCCGCGCTTGGAATTATGGAGAGTTTCAAGGCCGCAGGGATCAGCATTCCTGCGGATGTGTCAGTTATTGGCTACGACGACAGCCACTTCGCCAAGTTGAGCTACGTCCAACTGACCTCCGTCAGCCAGGACGCTCCGCTCCTTGCCGCCGCCGCCGTCAGCCGCGCCGTGGACCGGATCGAAGGAGTCTCGACGCCGGGCAGCGTGGTCCGGACGCCGCACTTGGTGCTTCGTAAAACGACCGCCCGGGTTCCTGATGGAATCAGCAACACCTGA
- a CDS encoding TIM barrel protein: MSFRLAACAEMLYGELPLTERVERIHGQGFEVELWDTRGRDIAALASTGARFSSMSGYFGGSLTDPESADEVLASAEKLIPTALELGIERMVVHPAELGEGGRAVRPVHRSTGEMWLTGRRTLERLGVLGEKYGVVFALENLNTVLDHPGIPLARAKDTLALVSAVDHPNVRMMLDLYHAQIGEGNLIELVRAALPWVGEIQVADVPGRCEPGTGEINYPGVAAALQDVGYTGVVGLEANAAGGAGVDAGDAALAAFRAAFRAAFESAVSENAAFEN, translated from the coding sequence GTGAGTTTCCGCCTGGCTGCCTGCGCCGAAATGCTGTACGGGGAGCTGCCCTTGACGGAGCGGGTGGAAAGGATTCACGGGCAAGGCTTCGAGGTGGAGTTGTGGGACACCCGCGGCCGGGACATCGCGGCTTTGGCATCCACGGGAGCCCGGTTCTCCTCAATGAGCGGCTATTTTGGCGGTAGCCTCACCGATCCTGAAAGCGCCGATGAAGTGCTGGCATCGGCGGAGAAGTTAATTCCGACTGCACTGGAACTCGGCATCGAGCGCATGGTGGTCCACCCTGCGGAACTGGGCGAGGGTGGCCGGGCTGTCCGGCCCGTTCATCGTTCTACCGGCGAAATGTGGCTGACGGGCAGGAGAACCCTTGAGCGTTTGGGGGTGTTGGGTGAAAAGTACGGCGTGGTGTTCGCATTGGAGAACCTGAACACCGTCCTGGACCACCCGGGAATCCCGTTGGCGCGGGCCAAAGACACCCTGGCGCTGGTCTCGGCGGTCGACCACCCCAACGTCAGGATGATGCTGGACCTGTATCACGCCCAAATCGGCGAGGGGAACCTGATCGAACTGGTCCGGGCCGCGTTGCCTTGGGTGGGAGAAATACAGGTGGCCGACGTTCCAGGCCGGTGCGAACCGGGGACAGGGGAGATCAACTACCCGGGCGTCGCGGCTGCTCTCCAGGACGTCGGGTATACGGGCGTCGTCGGCCTGGAAGCGAATGCCGCCGGAGGAGCCGGCGTGGACGCGGGCGATGCGGCACTCGCTGCCTTCCGCGCTGCCTTCCGCGCTGCCTTCGAGAGCGCGGTCTCCGAGAACGCAGCCTTCGAGAACTAG
- a CDS encoding LacI family DNA-binding transcriptional regulator, protein MNGIVPVSGPTRLRVEQAMQELDYVPNLSARGLRNGRSGVIGLALPDLATPFSAELAQSIVEVAHAQGFSVQIEETGSDPHREHELMTRARANLIDGLILNPVVLKESAVQMGVALPPVVLLGEVTQQLADRVFVDSFAAARDMTLALARPGRRRIAVLGVNRGRQSATAIQRTGGYEAALQTLGIAKDESLMISCDSWTPASAAKSLAEYLDANPLPEALFCFTDSMALGALNTLWKRGVRVPDDIAVAGFDDVIDGRFAVPSLTTVSFDKRAIATQALRLLTERMSDRSHGQRLVEIDYTIEERDSSKG, encoded by the coding sequence ATGAACGGCATCGTTCCGGTCAGTGGTCCCACCCGGCTAAGGGTGGAGCAGGCCATGCAGGAGCTCGACTACGTACCCAACCTTTCGGCGCGCGGACTGCGAAATGGCCGGTCGGGTGTTATTGGCCTGGCGCTGCCGGACCTTGCCACCCCGTTCTCGGCTGAACTTGCGCAGAGCATTGTGGAGGTTGCCCACGCCCAAGGGTTCAGCGTTCAGATCGAGGAGACCGGCTCCGACCCCCACCGTGAGCATGAGCTGATGACCCGCGCCCGGGCCAACCTCATTGATGGGCTGATTCTTAATCCCGTGGTGCTCAAGGAAAGCGCCGTTCAGATGGGTGTGGCCTTGCCTCCAGTGGTACTGCTGGGCGAGGTTACCCAGCAACTGGCCGACCGCGTCTTTGTGGACAGCTTCGCCGCAGCACGCGATATGACCCTGGCCTTGGCCAGGCCCGGCCGCCGGCGTATCGCTGTTCTGGGCGTCAACCGGGGAAGGCAATCAGCCACGGCGATCCAGCGGACAGGCGGCTATGAAGCCGCGCTCCAAACACTGGGAATCGCCAAGGATGAATCGCTGATGATCTCTTGCGACAGCTGGACGCCCGCTTCAGCCGCGAAATCACTGGCGGAGTATTTGGATGCCAATCCTTTGCCCGAGGCACTGTTCTGTTTCACCGACTCCATGGCTTTGGGTGCCTTGAACACGTTGTGGAAAAGGGGAGTCCGCGTTCCGGATGACATTGCCGTGGCGGGTTTCGACGACGTGATCGACGGGCGTTTTGCGGTGCCTTCCTTGACCACCGTCTCCTTTGACAAGCGAGCCATTGCCACCCAGGCCCTGCGCCTGCTGACTGAGCGCATGTCCGACAGGTCCCATGGGCAGCGTTTGGTTGAAATCGACTACACCATTGAGGAACGGGACAGCAGCAAGGGCTGA
- a CDS encoding extracellular solute-binding protein: MKQFESLTGKRLSRRQLLTGSALLGGGLLATGLTGCGGAAQAAAVQDIAFWHLLSGGDGIKMQAMINAANQANPGFKVHPTVLAWGPPYYTKLAMASAGGRPPEVAIMHASRVPGYAPGGLIEPWDLDLLAENGVTASDFAPRIWEKSQHDGKVFSIALDSHPFVMFYNTDIAGKAGVLGSNGQLQEVNSPDEFKAMALEMQKVTKAHGLSFGYLGSGSQMWRLFYTLYKQHGADMVLTPGRPMEVDRDAAIESLEFMASLFDDTIAAQAGDISTGIAEFARGGSGMLFSGVWELPTMKKAGIPVDAATIPTLYGTPASYADSHSFVLPRQLNLDEDKRRDVYKFVTDVLKGSLSWAEAGHIPGYQPVVRSQAYRELTPQIHYANAADIIAYDPESWFSGSGSDWQTYFAETVQNVLLGRDKAAAGWDAFEHRTNTLLSRPNPV; this comes from the coding sequence GTGAAGCAGTTTGAATCTTTGACCGGGAAGCGGTTGTCCCGGAGACAGTTATTGACAGGTTCGGCCCTTCTTGGCGGAGGCCTCCTGGCCACCGGCCTCACGGGCTGCGGAGGAGCGGCCCAGGCGGCAGCGGTACAGGACATCGCTTTCTGGCACCTCCTCTCCGGCGGTGATGGCATCAAGATGCAGGCCATGATCAACGCCGCCAACCAGGCCAATCCGGGCTTCAAGGTGCACCCCACAGTGCTCGCCTGGGGACCGCCCTACTACACCAAATTGGCTATGGCCTCCGCAGGTGGCCGTCCTCCCGAGGTAGCCATCATGCACGCAAGCCGGGTTCCCGGATATGCACCGGGCGGACTTATTGAGCCGTGGGATCTGGACCTGCTGGCGGAGAACGGCGTTACGGCGTCCGATTTCGCCCCCAGGATCTGGGAGAAGAGCCAGCATGACGGCAAGGTCTTCTCCATTGCCTTGGACTCGCACCCGTTCGTCATGTTCTACAACACGGACATCGCAGGAAAAGCCGGTGTCCTGGGCAGCAACGGGCAACTGCAGGAAGTGAATTCTCCTGACGAGTTCAAAGCCATGGCCTTGGAAATGCAGAAGGTCACCAAGGCCCACGGGTTGTCCTTCGGCTACCTCGGCAGTGGATCGCAAATGTGGCGTTTGTTCTACACCCTCTACAAGCAGCACGGCGCGGACATGGTGCTCACACCGGGCCGGCCCATGGAAGTGGACCGGGACGCGGCCATTGAATCGCTGGAATTCATGGCGTCCCTGTTTGATGACACCATCGCCGCCCAGGCCGGAGACATCAGCACGGGCATCGCGGAGTTTGCCCGCGGCGGATCGGGGATGCTGTTCAGCGGCGTGTGGGAACTGCCCACCATGAAGAAGGCCGGAATACCTGTGGACGCCGCCACCATTCCTACCCTCTACGGGACGCCGGCCTCCTACGCTGACTCGCACTCCTTTGTACTCCCGCGCCAGCTGAACCTGGACGAGGACAAGCGCCGGGACGTCTACAAGTTCGTCACCGATGTCCTCAAGGGATCACTGTCCTGGGCGGAGGCCGGGCACATTCCGGGCTACCAGCCCGTGGTCCGGTCCCAGGCGTACCGCGAGCTGACGCCGCAGATCCACTACGCCAACGCGGCGGACATCATCGCCTATGATCCCGAATCCTGGTTCAGCGGATCCGGCTCGGACTGGCAAACCTACTTCGCGGAGACGGTACAGAACGTCCTCCTGGGAAGGGACAAGGCAGCCGCAGGGTGGGATGCCTTCGAGCATCGCACCAACACCCTCCTCTCCCGTCCCAACCCGGTTTAG
- a CDS encoding sugar ABC transporter permease: MSTSTLSRPRPENLRKSGSRTRSNLSGWGFAAPFLVFFLVFLVWPIIYGFYMSLTGKSLTGANDNLIGFANYAEALADADMWRSLGNTLYFTVISTVPLVLVALVMAALLNIGLPAQWLWRLSYFAPYLLASTVVSLFFTWMYNPQLGLINEFLTGIGLPRVAWLNDPNVAMWAIVIATLWWTVGFNFLLYLAAMQNIPAQHYEAASLDGAGAWRQFFSITLPQLTPTTVMIVLLQILASLKIFDQVYQMTAGGPGGSTRPVVQYIFETGFTGYRLGYSAAISYIFFGLIVVVSVMQFVITRRRSA; encoded by the coding sequence ATGAGTACCTCTACGCTGTCCCGGCCGAGGCCGGAGAATTTGCGCAAATCCGGGAGCCGCACCCGCAGCAACCTCAGCGGCTGGGGATTCGCAGCACCATTCCTCGTCTTCTTCCTTGTTTTCCTTGTTTGGCCCATAATCTACGGCTTCTACATGAGCCTGACGGGCAAATCCCTCACTGGCGCCAATGACAACCTGATCGGTTTTGCGAACTACGCCGAAGCCCTGGCCGACGCCGACATGTGGCGGTCCCTGGGCAACACCCTCTACTTCACGGTGATCAGCACTGTCCCACTGGTCCTCGTGGCCCTGGTCATGGCCGCGCTGCTCAACATCGGACTTCCGGCCCAGTGGCTGTGGCGGCTCTCCTACTTTGCGCCCTACCTGCTGGCCTCCACGGTGGTTTCACTGTTCTTCACCTGGATGTACAACCCGCAGCTTGGCTTGATCAACGAGTTCCTGACAGGAATCGGGCTCCCCAGGGTTGCCTGGCTCAATGACCCCAACGTGGCCATGTGGGCGATCGTGATCGCTACGCTCTGGTGGACTGTGGGCTTCAACTTCCTGCTGTACTTGGCGGCCATGCAGAACATTCCCGCCCAGCACTACGAGGCCGCTTCCTTGGACGGCGCCGGAGCGTGGCGGCAGTTCTTTTCCATCACGCTGCCGCAACTGACCCCCACCACCGTAATGATCGTGCTGCTCCAGATCCTGGCATCGCTGAAGATCTTCGATCAGGTGTACCAGATGACCGCCGGCGGTCCGGGAGGATCCACCCGCCCCGTGGTGCAGTACATCTTCGAAACCGGGTTCACCGGATACCGGTTGGGCTACTCGGCAGCCATCTCCTACATCTTCTTCGGACTGATCGTGGTTGTTTCGGTCATGCAGTTCGTCATCACCCGCCGCAGGAGCGCATAG
- a CDS encoding carbohydrate ABC transporter permease yields the protein MATPTLTRPAPGSTTARNPKLRQPRKKLTVGRIAAIVVAAFIAVLWLIPFAWATATAFKTETDAAAPDVTWLPPSGFTPDAFLKVFQDGNIPLWTWNSLYTSAAITAITLVISALVAYALSRIDFRGKKVLMTVIIASIIIPPPVLIIPLFYQMLALHLIDTSWAIILPQVIHPAMVFVLKKFFDQIPRELEEAAVMDGASRLRIFTQIILPLSRPILAAVAIFVFIGAWNNFLWPFIATNDGNLLTLPVGLQTIKSAYGIQYAQNMASALLAALPLIVVFLFFQRQIIKGVATTGLAGT from the coding sequence ATGGCAACCCCTACCCTGACCCGTCCCGCGCCCGGCTCCACCACCGCCAGGAACCCCAAGCTCCGCCAGCCACGCAAGAAGCTGACAGTTGGCAGGATCGCTGCCATCGTCGTTGCAGCCTTCATTGCAGTGCTGTGGCTGATTCCTTTCGCCTGGGCAACCGCCACCGCTTTCAAAACCGAAACGGACGCCGCAGCCCCGGACGTGACCTGGCTGCCGCCGTCGGGCTTCACCCCCGACGCGTTCCTCAAGGTGTTCCAGGACGGCAACATCCCGCTGTGGACCTGGAACTCGCTCTACACCTCGGCGGCCATCACGGCCATCACGCTGGTGATCTCCGCGCTGGTTGCCTATGCGCTCTCGAGGATCGACTTCAGGGGCAAGAAGGTGCTGATGACAGTGATCATCGCGTCCATCATCATCCCGCCGCCCGTGCTGATCATTCCGCTTTTCTACCAAATGCTGGCCCTGCACCTGATCGATACTTCGTGGGCGATCATCCTGCCCCAGGTCATCCACCCGGCCATGGTGTTCGTGCTGAAGAAGTTCTTCGACCAGATCCCGCGTGAGCTCGAAGAAGCGGCCGTCATGGATGGCGCCAGCCGCTTGCGGATCTTCACCCAAATCATCCTGCCGTTGTCCCGGCCCATCCTGGCCGCCGTCGCGATCTTCGTTTTCATCGGCGCGTGGAACAACTTCCTGTGGCCGTTCATCGCCACCAACGACGGCAACCTGCTCACCCTGCCGGTGGGCCTGCAGACCATCAAGAGCGCCTACGGCATCCAGTACGCGCAGAATATGGCGTCCGCACTGCTTGCCGCGCTGCCGCTGATCGTGGTCTTCCTGTTCTTCCAACGCCAAATCATCAAGGGCGTCGCGACGACGGGACTCGCCGGAACCTGA
- a CDS encoding alpha-N-arabinofuranosidase: protein MSRARITLDRDFTIGEVPRRLFGSFVEHMGRCVYTGIYEPGHPEADENGFRQDVLKLVKELGATVIRYPGGNFVSGYNWEDGIGPRDTRPRRLDGAWHTVETNAFGLHEFVDWSKQAGTEIMEAINLGTRGVEAAREIVEYANHPGGSYWSDLRAKNGHKDPFDIKLWCLGNEMDGPWQIGHKTADEYGRLAQEAAKAMRFVDPSLELVACGSSNSGMPTFGAWEQTVLTHTYEEVDYVSLHAYYQEHDGDVGSFLASAVDTDYFIESVIATADAVRAKGKHKKHINLSFDEWNVWYQRGLDTEDQPHNVIKAGWREHPRVIEDKYNVTDAVVVGTLLNSLLRHGDRVKIANQAQLVNVIAPILSEENGPAWKQTIFHPFARMAELAKGQILRLSVDSDKYSNARFGDTDLVDVSATWNEETGRVALFFANRGLEEAADVEVALRGFDARQVLRAEVLEIPEGGDRLTINSQDQQDRVGLTALEGVKATGSELRLTLPALSWAVVELDVVKG, encoded by the coding sequence ATGTCCCGCGCACGCATCACCCTCGACCGCGACTTCACCATTGGCGAGGTACCCCGACGACTCTTCGGCTCCTTCGTGGAGCACATGGGCCGCTGCGTCTACACCGGCATCTACGAACCCGGGCACCCCGAAGCCGACGAGAACGGCTTCCGCCAGGACGTCCTGAAACTCGTCAAGGAACTGGGCGCCACCGTCATCCGGTACCCCGGCGGCAACTTCGTCTCGGGCTACAACTGGGAAGACGGGATCGGTCCCCGCGACACCAGGCCGCGCCGGCTCGACGGTGCCTGGCACACCGTTGAAACCAATGCCTTTGGCCTGCACGAGTTTGTGGACTGGTCCAAGCAGGCCGGCACCGAAATCATGGAAGCCATCAACCTGGGCACCAGGGGAGTGGAGGCTGCCCGGGAGATCGTGGAGTACGCCAACCACCCCGGTGGCAGCTACTGGTCCGATCTCCGCGCCAAAAACGGCCACAAGGACCCGTTCGACATCAAGCTGTGGTGCCTGGGCAACGAGATGGACGGGCCCTGGCAGATCGGCCACAAAACCGCAGACGAGTACGGCCGTCTGGCGCAGGAAGCCGCCAAGGCCATGCGCTTTGTGGACCCCTCCCTTGAGCTGGTGGCCTGTGGCAGCTCCAACTCCGGAATGCCGACGTTCGGCGCCTGGGAGCAGACCGTCCTCACCCACACCTACGAGGAGGTGGACTACGTCTCCCTCCACGCCTACTACCAGGAACACGACGGCGACGTCGGCAGCTTCCTGGCTTCCGCCGTCGACACCGACTACTTCATCGAGTCCGTGATCGCCACCGCGGACGCAGTGCGGGCAAAGGGCAAGCACAAGAAGCACATCAACCTGTCCTTCGATGAGTGGAACGTTTGGTACCAGCGCGGACTGGACACCGAGGACCAGCCGCATAACGTGATCAAGGCCGGTTGGCGTGAGCACCCGCGCGTGATCGAGGACAAGTACAACGTCACTGATGCCGTGGTGGTGGGGACGCTGCTGAACTCGCTGCTCCGGCACGGAGACCGCGTGAAGATCGCGAACCAGGCGCAGTTGGTCAACGTGATCGCGCCGATCCTCTCTGAGGAAAACGGCCCGGCGTGGAAGCAGACCATCTTCCACCCGTTCGCACGCATGGCCGAACTCGCCAAGGGCCAAATCCTGCGGCTGTCCGTGGACTCGGACAAATACTCGAATGCACGGTTCGGCGACACGGACCTGGTGGATGTCAGCGCTACGTGGAATGAGGAAACGGGCCGCGTGGCACTCTTCTTCGCGAACCGCGGCCTGGAAGAAGCGGCCGACGTCGAGGTGGCCCTGCGCGGTTTCGACGCCCGGCAGGTGCTCCGCGCCGAAGTCCTCGAAATTCCTGAGGGCGGCGACCGCCTGACCATCAATTCCCAGGATCAGCAGGACCGTGTTGGCCTGACGGCCCTGGAAGGAGTGAAGGCCACCGGGTCCGAACTCCGCCTGACGCTGCCCGCACTGTCCTGGGCCGTCGTCGAGCTTGACGTGGTGAAAGGCTAG
- a CDS encoding DsbA family oxidoreductase encodes MKIEIWSDVACPWCYIGKRRFETALAQFPHRDSVDIEWKSYQLDPSLPEHYDGTELDYLSKRKGMAPEQVKQMFAHVTETAKAEGLDYHFDKVVVANSFTAHRLIHLAATHGRQDAAKEQLLSDHFEHGKDIGNQEYLTELGAALELPADEVAALFTSDRFAEEVTQDINEARAIGVTGVPFFVIDRKYGISGAQPADLFSQALNQAWQEANPLIPVGALDAEACGPDGCAI; translated from the coding sequence ATGAAGATTGAGATCTGGTCAGACGTCGCGTGTCCGTGGTGCTACATCGGCAAGCGCCGTTTTGAGACTGCGCTGGCACAGTTCCCGCACCGCGATTCCGTGGACATCGAGTGGAAGAGCTACCAGCTGGATCCTTCCCTGCCCGAGCATTATGACGGCACGGAGCTGGACTACCTGAGCAAGCGCAAGGGCATGGCCCCGGAGCAGGTCAAGCAGATGTTCGCCCATGTCACCGAGACCGCCAAGGCTGAGGGCCTGGACTACCACTTCGACAAGGTGGTGGTGGCCAACAGCTTCACCGCCCACCGCCTGATCCACCTTGCCGCTACCCATGGCCGCCAGGATGCCGCAAAGGAGCAGTTGCTCAGCGACCACTTTGAGCACGGCAAGGACATCGGCAACCAGGAGTACCTCACGGAACTCGGCGCCGCCCTTGAGCTGCCCGCCGATGAGGTTGCCGCGCTTTTCACCTCCGACAGGTTCGCCGAAGAGGTCACCCAGGACATCAACGAGGCCCGCGCCATCGGCGTCACCGGTGTTCCGTTCTTCGTCATCGACCGCAAGTACGGCATCTCCGGCGCCCAGCCCGCCGACCTCTTCAGCCAGGCGTTGAACCAGGCATGGCAGGAAGCAAACCCGCTGATCCCCGTGGGCGCCTTGGACGCCGAGGCCTGCGGCCCGGACGGCTGCGCGATCTAG